One stretch of Hymenobacter chitinivorans DSM 11115 DNA includes these proteins:
- a CDS encoding Gfo/Idh/MocA family protein has product MHRRNFLQTTGTALAGTLLTDNVLAAALAGSRKRVAMVGTGHRGLSMWGTAVLKEFGDQIEFVGLCDSNPGRVETGKKMLGVSCPTFTNFDQMMKQTKPELLIVTTVDATHNEFIIKGMEYGANIITEKPMTTDEQKCEAILQAEKRTGKTVMVTFNYRYSPHRQKLYELLRSGVIGTVTSADFHWYLDVYHGADYFRRWHRRRENSGSLLVHKASHHFDLLNWWLDSDPESVYGNGQLNFYGKNNSFRHSHCRPCPHKDKCQFYWDITKDERLTKLYVDNEKYDGYHRDGCVWREDIDIFDKMAVQIKYANNVQVSYSLTTYSPYEGYRISFNGTKGKIDAWIKEKQPWEAEKFDEIQVTTNFGKRELIQIPNTEEGHGGGDVRLRKQIFNPGGQDPFRQAARSRDGALAVLIGIAARKSIDSGQPVRIADLTSLKPQAQRA; this is encoded by the coding sequence ATGCATCGCCGAAATTTTCTCCAAACCACCGGCACGGCCCTGGCCGGTACTTTATTGACCGACAACGTGCTGGCCGCCGCCCTGGCCGGCTCCCGCAAGCGCGTAGCCATGGTAGGCACCGGCCACCGCGGCCTGAGCATGTGGGGCACCGCGGTGCTCAAGGAGTTTGGCGACCAAATCGAGTTCGTGGGCCTCTGCGACAGCAACCCCGGCCGGGTGGAAACCGGCAAGAAAATGCTGGGCGTCAGCTGCCCCACCTTCACCAACTTCGACCAGATGATGAAGCAGACCAAGCCTGAGCTGCTCATCGTGACCACCGTGGATGCCACCCACAACGAGTTTATCATCAAGGGCATGGAGTACGGGGCCAACATCATTACCGAAAAGCCCATGACCACCGACGAGCAGAAGTGCGAAGCTATTCTGCAGGCCGAAAAGCGCACGGGCAAAACGGTGATGGTGACCTTCAACTACCGCTACTCGCCCCACCGGCAGAAGCTCTACGAGCTGCTGCGTAGCGGCGTCATCGGCACCGTCACCTCGGCCGACTTTCACTGGTACCTCGACGTGTACCACGGGGCCGACTATTTCCGGCGCTGGCACCGCCGCCGCGAAAACAGCGGCTCGTTGCTCGTGCACAAGGCTTCCCACCACTTCGACCTGCTCAACTGGTGGCTCGACTCCGACCCGGAATCGGTGTACGGCAACGGGCAGCTGAACTTCTACGGCAAGAACAACAGCTTCCGCCACTCTCACTGCCGGCCCTGCCCCCACAAGGACAAGTGCCAGTTCTACTGGGACATCACCAAGGATGAGCGCCTGACCAAGCTCTACGTCGACAACGAGAAGTACGATGGCTACCACCGCGACGGCTGCGTGTGGCGCGAGGACATCGACATCTTTGACAAAATGGCCGTCCAGATCAAGTACGCCAACAACGTGCAGGTCAGCTACTCGCTCACCACCTACTCGCCCTACGAGGGCTACCGGATTTCCTTTAATGGCACCAAGGGCAAAATTGACGCCTGGATCAAGGAAAAGCAGCCCTGGGAAGCCGAGAAGTTCGACGAGATTCAGGTCACGACCAACTTCGGCAAGCGGGAGCTGATCCAGATTCCCAATACCGAAGAAGGCCACGGTGGCGGCGACGTGCGCCTGCGCAAGCAAATCTTTAACCCCGGCGGGCAGGACCCTTTCCGGCAGGCCGCCCGCAGCCGCGACGGGGCCCTGGCCGTGCTCATCGGTATTGCCGCCCGCAAAAGCATCGACAGCGGGCAGCCCGTCCGCATTGCCGACCTGACCTCGCTCAAACCCCAGGCCCAGCGCGCCTAA
- a CDS encoding DUF92 domain-containing protein codes for MTPVFQWTVLLAILLPGMAWSVRAGKLTVAAGLTGGVLGILIFLGAGFWGVGELALFFALGTGASAWKVAEKRRLGLAEENKGRRTTGQALANGGVAALTGLLAWWWPAHQAVFQLMLAGSFAAATADTLSSELGNVYGRRYYNAWTWRPDTRGLNGVVSLEGTLLGLAGSGLIAVLYCLGVGWSRDFVWLLVAGTAGNLADSLLGATVERRAYLSNNAVNTLNTAVGALTAALLYWLL; via the coding sequence ATGACTCCAGTGTTTCAATGGACTGTATTGCTGGCCATCCTGCTGCCCGGTATGGCCTGGAGCGTGCGGGCGGGCAAGCTTACGGTAGCCGCGGGCCTGACCGGTGGAGTACTCGGCATTTTGATTTTTCTGGGCGCCGGCTTCTGGGGCGTGGGCGAACTGGCGTTGTTTTTCGCGCTGGGCACGGGCGCGTCGGCCTGGAAAGTGGCCGAGAAGCGCCGCCTGGGGCTGGCCGAAGAAAACAAGGGCCGGCGCACCACCGGCCAGGCCCTGGCTAACGGGGGCGTAGCGGCCCTGACGGGCCTGCTGGCGTGGTGGTGGCCCGCGCACCAGGCTGTTTTCCAGCTGATGCTGGCCGGCAGCTTTGCCGCCGCCACGGCCGATACCCTGTCCTCGGAGCTGGGCAACGTGTACGGGCGCCGCTACTACAACGCCTGGACCTGGCGGCCCGACACCCGCGGCCTGAACGGCGTGGTAAGCCTGGAAGGCACGCTGCTGGGCCTGGCCGGCAGCGGGCTGATTGCGGTACTCTACTGCCTAGGCGTGGGCTGGAGCCGGGATTTTGTCTGGCTGCTGGTGGCTGGTACCGCGGGCAACCTGGCCGATTCGCTGCTGGGGGCCACGGTGGAGCGGCGGGCGTACCTGAGCAACAACGCCGTGAATACTCTCAATACGGCGGTGGGCGCCCTAACGGCAGCTCTGCTCTACTGGCTGTTGTAG